A region from the Onthophagus taurus isolate NC chromosome 8, IU_Otau_3.0, whole genome shotgun sequence genome encodes:
- the LOC111425461 gene encoding ELAV-like protein 1 isoform X6 — MSLGRTSFIINTIILKAETIEMMSNGLDGAVVGQQNGGNGGQGGGQEESKTNLIVNYLPQTMTQEEIRSLFSSIGEVESCKLIRDKVTVPDGVLSSPLVTGQSLGYGFVNYHRPEDAEKAINTLNGLRLQNKTIKVSYARPSSEAIKGANLYVSGLPKNMTQQDLEALFSPYGRIITSRILCDNITGLSKGVGFIRFDQRLEAERAIQELNGTIPKGSTEPITVKFANNPSNNNKAIPPLAAYLTPQATRRFAGPIHHPTGRFSGVQHSRYSPLAGELLANSILPGNAMNSSGWCIFVYNLAPETEENVLWQLFGPFGAVQSVKVIRDLQTNKCKGFGFVTMTNYEEAVVAIQSLNGYTLGNRVLQVSFKTNKSKTT; from the exons TCTTTCATCATTAATACTATAATCTTAAAAGCGGAGACCATCGAGATGATGTCCAATGGGTTAGATGGTGCAGTTGTTGGACAACAGAACGGCGGGAATGGCGGCCAAGGTGGCGGCCAGGAAGAGTCAAAGACCAACCTCATCGTCAACTACCTACCCCAAACCATGACCCAAGAAGAAATCCGATCGCTATTCTCATCTATAGGTGAAGTTGAAAGTTGCAAACTTATTAGGGACAAAGTGACAG TTCCGGACGGAGTTTTGAGTAGTCCATTGGTTACAGGGCAAAGCCTAGGCTATGGATTCGTAAATTATCACCGACCCGAAGACGCCGAGAAGGCCATAAACACATTAAACGGACTCCGTCTTCAAAATAAGACCATCAAG GTATCATACGCGAGGCCGAGTTCGGAAGCTATCAAAGGGGCCAACTTATACGTTTCCGGGTTACCGAAGAATATGACCCAACAGGATCTCGAGGCCCTGTTTAGTCCATATGGAAGAATCATCACTTCGAGGATATTGTGCGACAACATAACCG GTTTATCAAAAGGAGTCGGTTTTATTCGTTTTGATCAACGATTGGAAGCGGAACGCGCTATACAAGAGCTCAACGGAACTATACCTAAAGGTTCCACTGAACCTATAACGGTTAAATTTGCCAATAACCCaagcaacaacaacaaagCCATCCCACCATTAGCTGCTTATTTGACTCCTCAAGCCACTAGGCGTTTTGCTGGACCTATTCATCATCCTACAGGCCGTTTTAG TGGCGTACAACATAGcag ATATTCTCCGCTGGCCGGAGAGTTACTGGCGAATTCAATTTTACCGGGTAACGCAATGAACAGCTCGGGCTGGTGCATATTCGTGTATAATTTGGCGCCGGAAACGGAGGAAAACGTGCTGTGGCAGCTATTTGGTCCATTTGGGGCCGTGCAAAGCGTGAAGGTGATCAGGGACCTGCAGACGAACAAGTGCAAGGGTTTCGGCTTTGTGACCATGACCAACTACGAGGAAGCTGTTGTTGCCATTCAATCGTTGAACGGTTACACGCTTGGAAATCGCGTGCTGCAGGTCAGCTTCAAAACGAACAAAAGCAAGACGACATAG
- the LOC111425461 gene encoding ELAV-like protein 3 isoform X7, translating to MSLGRTSFIINTIILKAETIEMMSNGLDGAVVGQQNGGNGGQGGGQEESKTNLIVNYLPQTMTQEEIRSLFSSIGEVESCKLIRDKVTVPDGVLSSPLVTGQSLGYGFVNYHRPEDAEKAINTLNGLRLQNKTIKVSYARPSSEAIKGANLYVSGLPKNMTQQDLEALFSPYGRIITSRILCDNITGVGFIRFDQRLEAERAIQELNGTIPKGSTEPITVKFANNPSNNNKAIPPLAAYLTPQATRRFAGPIHHPTGRFSGVQHSRYSPLAGELLANSILPGNAMNSSGWCIFVYNLAPETEENVLWQLFGPFGAVQSVKVIRDLQTNKCKGFGFVTMTNYEEAVVAIQSLNGYTLGNRVLQVSFKTNKSKTT from the exons TCTTTCATCATTAATACTATAATCTTAAAAGCGGAGACCATCGAGATGATGTCCAATGGGTTAGATGGTGCAGTTGTTGGACAACAGAACGGCGGGAATGGCGGCCAAGGTGGCGGCCAGGAAGAGTCAAAGACCAACCTCATCGTCAACTACCTACCCCAAACCATGACCCAAGAAGAAATCCGATCGCTATTCTCATCTATAGGTGAAGTTGAAAGTTGCAAACTTATTAGGGACAAAGTGACAG TTCCGGACGGAGTTTTGAGTAGTCCATTGGTTACAGGGCAAAGCCTAGGCTATGGATTCGTAAATTATCACCGACCCGAAGACGCCGAGAAGGCCATAAACACATTAAACGGACTCCGTCTTCAAAATAAGACCATCAAG GTATCATACGCGAGGCCGAGTTCGGAAGCTATCAAAGGGGCCAACTTATACGTTTCCGGGTTACCGAAGAATATGACCCAACAGGATCTCGAGGCCCTGTTTAGTCCATATGGAAGAATCATCACTTCGAGGATATTGTGCGACAACATAACCG GAGTCGGTTTTATTCGTTTTGATCAACGATTGGAAGCGGAACGCGCTATACAAGAGCTCAACGGAACTATACCTAAAGGTTCCACTGAACCTATAACGGTTAAATTTGCCAATAACCCaagcaacaacaacaaagCCATCCCACCATTAGCTGCTTATTTGACTCCTCAAGCCACTAGGCGTTTTGCTGGACCTATTCATCATCCTACAGGCCGTTTTAG TGGCGTACAACATAGcag ATATTCTCCGCTGGCCGGAGAGTTACTGGCGAATTCAATTTTACCGGGTAACGCAATGAACAGCTCGGGCTGGTGCATATTCGTGTATAATTTGGCGCCGGAAACGGAGGAAAACGTGCTGTGGCAGCTATTTGGTCCATTTGGGGCCGTGCAAAGCGTGAAGGTGATCAGGGACCTGCAGACGAACAAGTGCAAGGGTTTCGGCTTTGTGACCATGACCAACTACGAGGAAGCTGTTGTTGCCATTCAATCGTTGAACGGTTACACGCTTGGAAATCGCGTGCTGCAGGTCAGCTTCAAAACGAACAAAAGCAAGACGACATAG
- the LOC111425461 gene encoding ELAV-like protein 3 isoform X5, which produces MSLGRTSFIINTIILKAETIEMMSNGLDGAVVGQQNGGNGGQGGGQEESKTNLIVNYLPQTMTQEEIRSLFSSIGEVESCKLIRDKVTGQSLGYGFVNYHRPEDAEKAINTLNGLRLQNKTIKVSYARPSSEAIKGANLYVSGLPKNMTQQDLEALFSPYGRIITSRILCDNITVRQFVSGAGENMSGLSKGVGFIRFDQRLEAERAIQELNGTIPKGSTEPITVKFANNPSNNNKAIPPLAAYLTPQATRRFAGPIHHPTGRFSGVQHSRYSPLAGELLANSILPGNAMNSSGWCIFVYNLAPETEENVLWQLFGPFGAVQSVKVIRDLQTNKCKGFGFVTMTNYEEAVVAIQSLNGYTLGNRVLQVSFKTNKSKTT; this is translated from the exons TCTTTCATCATTAATACTATAATCTTAAAAGCGGAGACCATCGAGATGATGTCCAATGGGTTAGATGGTGCAGTTGTTGGACAACAGAACGGCGGGAATGGCGGCCAAGGTGGCGGCCAGGAAGAGTCAAAGACCAACCTCATCGTCAACTACCTACCCCAAACCATGACCCAAGAAGAAATCCGATCGCTATTCTCATCTATAGGTGAAGTTGAAAGTTGCAAACTTATTAGGGACAAAGTGACAG GGCAAAGCCTAGGCTATGGATTCGTAAATTATCACCGACCCGAAGACGCCGAGAAGGCCATAAACACATTAAACGGACTCCGTCTTCAAAATAAGACCATCAAG GTATCATACGCGAGGCCGAGTTCGGAAGCTATCAAAGGGGCCAACTTATACGTTTCCGGGTTACCGAAGAATATGACCCAACAGGATCTCGAGGCCCTGTTTAGTCCATATGGAAGAATCATCACTTCGAGGATATTGTGCGACAACATAACCG TACGTCAGTTTGTCTCGGGGGCTGGAGAAAATATGTCTG GTTTATCAAAAGGAGTCGGTTTTATTCGTTTTGATCAACGATTGGAAGCGGAACGCGCTATACAAGAGCTCAACGGAACTATACCTAAAGGTTCCACTGAACCTATAACGGTTAAATTTGCCAATAACCCaagcaacaacaacaaagCCATCCCACCATTAGCTGCTTATTTGACTCCTCAAGCCACTAGGCGTTTTGCTGGACCTATTCATCATCCTACAGGCCGTTTTAG TGGCGTACAACATAGcag ATATTCTCCGCTGGCCGGAGAGTTACTGGCGAATTCAATTTTACCGGGTAACGCAATGAACAGCTCGGGCTGGTGCATATTCGTGTATAATTTGGCGCCGGAAACGGAGGAAAACGTGCTGTGGCAGCTATTTGGTCCATTTGGGGCCGTGCAAAGCGTGAAGGTGATCAGGGACCTGCAGACGAACAAGTGCAAGGGTTTCGGCTTTGTGACCATGACCAACTACGAGGAAGCTGTTGTTGCCATTCAATCGTTGAACGGTTACACGCTTGGAAATCGCGTGCTGCAGGTCAGCTTCAAAACGAACAAAAGCAAGACGACATAG
- the LOC111425461 gene encoding ELAV-like protein 4 isoform X15 has protein sequence MSLGRTSFIINTIILKAETIEMMSNGLDGAVVGQQNGGNGGQGGGQEESKTNLIVNYLPQTMTQEEIRSLFSSIGEVESCKLIRDKVTVPDGVLSSPLVTGQSLGYGFVNYHRPEDAEKAINTLNGLRLQNKTIKVSYARPSSEAIKGANLYVSGLPKNMTQQDLEALFSPYGRIITSRILCDNITVRQFVSGAGENMSGVGFIRFDQRLEAERAIQELNGTIPKGSTEPITVKFANNPSNNNKAIPPLAAYLTPQATRRFAGPIHHPTGRFSYQHQSSYWNYPYRHHFGHQ, from the exons TCTTTCATCATTAATACTATAATCTTAAAAGCGGAGACCATCGAGATGATGTCCAATGGGTTAGATGGTGCAGTTGTTGGACAACAGAACGGCGGGAATGGCGGCCAAGGTGGCGGCCAGGAAGAGTCAAAGACCAACCTCATCGTCAACTACCTACCCCAAACCATGACCCAAGAAGAAATCCGATCGCTATTCTCATCTATAGGTGAAGTTGAAAGTTGCAAACTTATTAGGGACAAAGTGACAG TTCCGGACGGAGTTTTGAGTAGTCCATTGGTTACAGGGCAAAGCCTAGGCTATGGATTCGTAAATTATCACCGACCCGAAGACGCCGAGAAGGCCATAAACACATTAAACGGACTCCGTCTTCAAAATAAGACCATCAAG GTATCATACGCGAGGCCGAGTTCGGAAGCTATCAAAGGGGCCAACTTATACGTTTCCGGGTTACCGAAGAATATGACCCAACAGGATCTCGAGGCCCTGTTTAGTCCATATGGAAGAATCATCACTTCGAGGATATTGTGCGACAACATAACCG TACGTCAGTTTGTCTCGGGGGCTGGAGAAAATATGTCTG GAGTCGGTTTTATTCGTTTTGATCAACGATTGGAAGCGGAACGCGCTATACAAGAGCTCAACGGAACTATACCTAAAGGTTCCACTGAACCTATAACGGTTAAATTTGCCAATAACCCaagcaacaacaacaaagCCATCCCACCATTAGCTGCTTATTTGACTCCTCAAGCCACTAGGCGTTTTGCTGGACCTATTCATCATCCTACAGGCCGTTTTAG TTATCAACATCAATCGTCCTACTGGAATTATCCATACAGACACCATTTTGGACACCAGTAA
- the LOC111425461 gene encoding ELAV-like protein 4 isoform X14: protein MSLGRTSFIINTIILKAETIEMMSNGLDGAVVGQQNGGNGGQGGGQEESKTNLIVNYLPQTMTQEEIRSLFSSIGEVESCKLIRDKVTVPDGVLSSPLVTGQSLGYGFVNYHRPEDAEKAINTLNGLRLQNKTIKVSYARPSSEAIKGANLYVSGLPKNMTQQDLEALFSPYGRIITSRILCDNITVRQFVSGAGENMSGLSKGVGFIRFDQRLEAERAIQELNGTIPKGSTEPITVKFANNPSNNNKAIPPLAAYLTPQATRRFAGPIHHPTGRFSYQHQSSYWNYPYRHHFGHQ from the exons TCTTTCATCATTAATACTATAATCTTAAAAGCGGAGACCATCGAGATGATGTCCAATGGGTTAGATGGTGCAGTTGTTGGACAACAGAACGGCGGGAATGGCGGCCAAGGTGGCGGCCAGGAAGAGTCAAAGACCAACCTCATCGTCAACTACCTACCCCAAACCATGACCCAAGAAGAAATCCGATCGCTATTCTCATCTATAGGTGAAGTTGAAAGTTGCAAACTTATTAGGGACAAAGTGACAG TTCCGGACGGAGTTTTGAGTAGTCCATTGGTTACAGGGCAAAGCCTAGGCTATGGATTCGTAAATTATCACCGACCCGAAGACGCCGAGAAGGCCATAAACACATTAAACGGACTCCGTCTTCAAAATAAGACCATCAAG GTATCATACGCGAGGCCGAGTTCGGAAGCTATCAAAGGGGCCAACTTATACGTTTCCGGGTTACCGAAGAATATGACCCAACAGGATCTCGAGGCCCTGTTTAGTCCATATGGAAGAATCATCACTTCGAGGATATTGTGCGACAACATAACCG TACGTCAGTTTGTCTCGGGGGCTGGAGAAAATATGTCTG GTTTATCAAAAGGAGTCGGTTTTATTCGTTTTGATCAACGATTGGAAGCGGAACGCGCTATACAAGAGCTCAACGGAACTATACCTAAAGGTTCCACTGAACCTATAACGGTTAAATTTGCCAATAACCCaagcaacaacaacaaagCCATCCCACCATTAGCTGCTTATTTGACTCCTCAAGCCACTAGGCGTTTTGCTGGACCTATTCATCATCCTACAGGCCGTTTTAG TTATCAACATCAATCGTCCTACTGGAATTATCCATACAGACACCATTTTGGACACCAGTAA
- the LOC111425461 gene encoding ELAV-like protein 4 isoform X13, whose protein sequence is MSLGRTSFIINTIILKAETIEMMSNGLDGAVVGQQNGGNGGQGGGQEESKTNLIVNYLPQTMTQEEIRSLFSSIGEVESCKLIRDKVTVPDGVLSSPLVTGQSLGYGFVNYHRPEDAEKAINTLNGLRLQNKTIKVSYARPSSEAIKGANLYVSGLPKNMTQQDLEALFSPYGRIITSRILCDNITVRQFVSGAGENMSGLSKGVGFIRFDQRLEAERAIQELNGTIPKGSTEPITVKFANNPSNNNKAIPPLAAYLTPQATRRFAGPIHHPTGRFSGVQHSSYQHQSSYWNYPYRHHFGHQ, encoded by the exons TCTTTCATCATTAATACTATAATCTTAAAAGCGGAGACCATCGAGATGATGTCCAATGGGTTAGATGGTGCAGTTGTTGGACAACAGAACGGCGGGAATGGCGGCCAAGGTGGCGGCCAGGAAGAGTCAAAGACCAACCTCATCGTCAACTACCTACCCCAAACCATGACCCAAGAAGAAATCCGATCGCTATTCTCATCTATAGGTGAAGTTGAAAGTTGCAAACTTATTAGGGACAAAGTGACAG TTCCGGACGGAGTTTTGAGTAGTCCATTGGTTACAGGGCAAAGCCTAGGCTATGGATTCGTAAATTATCACCGACCCGAAGACGCCGAGAAGGCCATAAACACATTAAACGGACTCCGTCTTCAAAATAAGACCATCAAG GTATCATACGCGAGGCCGAGTTCGGAAGCTATCAAAGGGGCCAACTTATACGTTTCCGGGTTACCGAAGAATATGACCCAACAGGATCTCGAGGCCCTGTTTAGTCCATATGGAAGAATCATCACTTCGAGGATATTGTGCGACAACATAACCG TACGTCAGTTTGTCTCGGGGGCTGGAGAAAATATGTCTG GTTTATCAAAAGGAGTCGGTTTTATTCGTTTTGATCAACGATTGGAAGCGGAACGCGCTATACAAGAGCTCAACGGAACTATACCTAAAGGTTCCACTGAACCTATAACGGTTAAATTTGCCAATAACCCaagcaacaacaacaaagCCATCCCACCATTAGCTGCTTATTTGACTCCTCAAGCCACTAGGCGTTTTGCTGGACCTATTCATCATCCTACAGGCCGTTTTAG TGGCGTACAACATAGcag TTATCAACATCAATCGTCCTACTGGAATTATCCATACAGACACCATTTTGGACACCAGTAA